A genomic segment from Agrobacterium vitis encodes:
- a CDS encoding DMT family transporter produces the protein MNSEVSAGPIRGPIRGIVFKVASVTVFVAMQTAIKLAGDDVPAGQITFYRSAFALIPILAYLAYLGQIRTGLKTANVFGHVKRGLIGIAAMVCGFYGLVHLPMPDAIAIGYAMPLIAVVFAAVFLGETVRLYRWSAVAIGLVGVVIISWPKLTLLQDGFYGSEAGMGTLAVLASATLGAAAMLQVRQLVREEKTATIVLYFSIIAALISLVSLPFGWNDLSARQLGLLAFAGICGGLAQILLTESYRHADISTIAPFEYSSILFGSLIGYLLFNDLPSIHTLVGTLIVAGAGIFIILREHQLGLERRAARKASTPGA, from the coding sequence ATGAACAGTGAAGTATCGGCGGGTCCGATCAGAGGCCCGATCAGGGGCATTGTGTTCAAGGTCGCCTCTGTTACGGTCTTCGTTGCCATGCAGACAGCGATCAAACTGGCAGGCGATGACGTGCCGGCGGGGCAGATCACCTTCTATCGCTCGGCCTTCGCGCTTATTCCCATTCTGGCCTATCTTGCCTATCTGGGGCAGATCAGGACCGGGTTGAAGACGGCCAATGTGTTTGGGCATGTCAAACGCGGGCTGATCGGTATCGCCGCCATGGTCTGTGGCTTTTACGGCCTCGTGCATCTGCCGATGCCGGATGCAATTGCCATCGGTTATGCCATGCCGCTGATCGCCGTGGTGTTTGCTGCGGTTTTCCTGGGTGAGACCGTCAGGCTCTATCGCTGGTCGGCGGTTGCCATCGGCCTTGTTGGTGTGGTGATTATTTCCTGGCCGAAGCTGACCCTGTTGCAGGACGGATTTTATGGTTCCGAGGCTGGCATGGGCACACTTGCGGTGCTGGCTTCCGCCACGCTTGGGGCCGCGGCGATGTTGCAGGTCCGCCAACTCGTTCGTGAAGAAAAAACCGCGACGATCGTATTGTATTTCTCGATCATCGCGGCACTGATATCGCTTGTCAGTCTACCATTTGGCTGGAACGATCTCTCTGCCCGTCAGCTTGGTCTGCTCGCCTTTGCGGGGATCTGCGGCGGTCTCGCCCAGATTTTACTGACCGAAAGCTATCGGCATGCCGATATTTCGACGATTGCGCCGTTCGAATACAGTTCCATCCTGTTTGGCTCACTGATCGGCTATCTGCTGTTCAATGATCTTCCGAGCATTCACACTCTTGTCGGCACGCTGATTGTGGCCGGAGCCGGAATTTTCATCATCCTGCGCGAACATCAACTGGGGCTGGAGCGCCGCGCGGCGCGCAAGGCGTCCACCCCTGGCGCCTGA
- a CDS encoding MFS transporter — protein MIASLASIGALMLSTLLMMAGFGLMNYMLPIRAIAEGWSTFTISIIATGYTFGFTTSCVVTPRLVQKVGHVRVFSALITLLTMSVLLCAIVVDWRAWTLFRGIAGFAIAGSYLIIESWLNERSNNENRGGLFSIYMISCLVGSIGGQYIVPLGDPSQVTLFVVCGLIFSAALFPTALSTAQSPAPLAQARFDLKKLYIRSPIAFVGSLLSGALSGTWSSLGAVYSQRVGLSTAEGATFLAAVLAGGAIAQMPLGRLSDRMDRRRVMVGAGLFGVFCCAVMIVLGGISPLALYICGFFVGTVLYPVYSLNVAHANDMADPDEYVTISSAIMILYGFGTVTGPLVTGAIMQGVGPNGLLFSLAISFLLYAGYAAWRMRQRSAVPDQPGKTEFQASSIPLQGTEAVSSKITDL, from the coding sequence ATGATCGCCAGTCTCGCCTCCATCGGCGCCCTCATGCTCTCAACCCTGCTGATGATGGCCGGATTCGGGCTGATGAATTACATGCTGCCAATCCGGGCGATTGCCGAGGGATGGTCGACATTCACCATTTCGATCATCGCCACCGGCTACACATTTGGCTTCACCACATCCTGCGTCGTCACGCCTCGCCTGGTGCAGAAGGTGGGACATGTCCGGGTTTTTTCCGCCCTGATCACTCTCCTGACCATGTCTGTCCTACTCTGCGCCATCGTTGTCGACTGGCGGGCCTGGACCTTGTTCCGAGGCATTGCCGGTTTTGCCATTGCCGGCAGCTACCTGATCATCGAAAGCTGGCTGAATGAGCGTAGCAACAATGAAAACCGTGGCGGATTGTTTTCCATCTATATGATCTCCTGCCTGGTTGGCTCGATTGGTGGCCAGTATATCGTGCCGCTTGGCGATCCAAGCCAGGTGACACTGTTCGTCGTCTGCGGATTGATTTTCTCCGCGGCTCTGTTTCCCACCGCCCTCTCCACCGCTCAATCGCCCGCACCACTGGCCCAGGCACGGTTCGACCTGAAGAAACTCTATATCCGCTCGCCCATTGCTTTTGTCGGCTCACTGCTATCAGGCGCTTTATCGGGAACCTGGAGCAGTCTCGGCGCGGTTTACAGCCAGAGGGTCGGTCTTTCGACGGCGGAAGGCGCTACCTTTCTGGCAGCCGTCCTGGCTGGAGGCGCCATCGCGCAGATGCCGCTCGGGCGGCTGTCCGATCGCATGGACCGCCGCCGCGTTATGGTCGGCGCTGGTTTGTTCGGGGTGTTTTGCTGCGCGGTGATGATCGTGCTCGGCGGAATTTCGCCATTGGCGCTCTATATCTGCGGCTTCTTTGTCGGCACCGTGCTTTATCCGGTCTACTCACTCAATGTTGCCCATGCCAATGATATGGCCGATCCCGATGAATATGTGACGATCTCCAGTGCCATCATGATTCTCTACGGCTTCGGCACCGTCACCGGCCCGCTGGTAACAGGCGCAATCATGCAGGGCGTCGGCCCCAACGGACTGCTGTTCAGCCTCGCTATCAGCTTTCTTCTCTACGCTGGCTATGCCGCCTGGCGGATGCGGCAGCGTAGCGCTGTCCCTGACCAACCTGGAAAAACGGAGTTTCAAGCCTCCTCCATCCCGCTCCAGGGCACGGAAGCCGTCTCCAGCAAGATCACCGATCTCTGA
- a CDS encoding uracil-DNA glycosylase: MIAAQDMTAAELAALLAFHAEAGVEWLVEDAPVDRIAQFAAERQARTRAAPQQAPVQAAVQAQDQRTATAPVGSQNGPALTRDRPAPRPAASTPLAIPDETAINDARFAAESARSLAELKAALEGFSSCNLKTSARSTIFAEGPAEAGIMVIGPIPSSDDDREGLAFSGRTGALLDRMLAAIGLGRDALLLTTAIPWRGPGDRMPTPAEAAICRPFIERQIALAEPKAVLLLGNFTARFFFGGTATIHSMRGEWRDVAAGGHGVAAMATFHPQELLQAPATKALAWRDLLAFRQRLV, translated from the coding sequence ATGATTGCCGCTCAGGACATGACTGCCGCCGAACTTGCCGCCCTTCTGGCTTTTCACGCCGAAGCCGGGGTGGAGTGGCTTGTGGAAGATGCGCCTGTTGACCGGATCGCACAATTTGCAGCAGAACGGCAGGCGCGGACCAGGGCCGCGCCCCAACAAGCCCCAGTTCAAGCCGCAGTTCAGGCCCAGGATCAACGGACCGCGACCGCCCCTGTCGGTTCGCAGAATGGCCCTGCCCTCACCCGCGACCGCCCGGCCCCTCGACCTGCTGCATCGACACCGCTTGCCATTCCCGACGAAACGGCAATCAACGACGCCCGATTTGCCGCCGAGAGCGCTCGGTCGCTGGCTGAGTTGAAAGCGGCTCTGGAAGGATTTTCCAGCTGCAATCTGAAGACCAGCGCCCGTTCCACCATTTTTGCCGAAGGCCCCGCTGAGGCAGGCATCATGGTGATCGGCCCCATTCCGTCAAGCGATGACGACCGCGAGGGGTTGGCCTTTTCCGGCCGGACCGGCGCACTGCTCGACCGGATGCTTGCCGCCATTGGCCTTGGTCGCGACGCGCTGCTGCTGACCACCGCCATTCCCTGGCGCGGCCCTGGTGACCGCATGCCGACCCCGGCTGAAGCCGCCATCTGCCGGCCCTTCATAGAGAGACAGATCGCCCTGGCCGAACCGAAGGCTGTTCTCCTGCTCGGCAATTTCACCGCCCGGTTCTTCTTCGGTGGAACGGCGACAATCCATTCGATGCGCGGAGAGTGGCGTGACGTGGCCGCAGGCGGTCATGGGGTTGCCGCCATGGCAACCTTTCATCCGCAGGAATTGCTGCAAGCTCCCGCCACCAAGGCTCTGGCCTGGCGCGACCTTCTCGCCTTCCGGCAGCGGTTAGTTTGA
- a CDS encoding Hsp70 family protein, giving the protein MANALGLDFGTTNTVLAQSIDETTTHSVQFTSMAGTTDSMRTALSFMKDAQLGARALKVEAGQAAIRQFIDNPGDCRFLQSIKTFAASALFQGTLVHARRFQFEDLMEVFLKRLETYAGDGWPANAGRIVAGRPVHFAGASPDPELAMRRYNEALTRLGFPEIHYVYEPVAAAFYFAQHLTTDATVLVADFGGGTTDYSLIRFERKAGVLSAVPVGYSGVGLAGDQFDARIIEHLVAPEIGKGSQFKSFDKILDIPSNYYTSFSRWNQLSVFKSSKEFADLKQLVRQSLAPDKLELFIDLVEHDEGYPLYQAVSSTKMALSAADEAEFNFSPLGAAGRKTVKRQDFESWIADDLTRIESALDDVLTRTNTEAGAVDKVFLTGGTSFVPAVRRIFTERFSQDRIESGGEMVSIAHGLALIGDRDDIALWTA; this is encoded by the coding sequence ATGGCAAACGCGCTTGGGCTTGATTTCGGCACGACCAACACGGTGCTGGCACAGAGTATCGACGAGACAACCACCCATTCGGTGCAGTTCACCTCCATGGCTGGAACCACCGACAGCATGCGCACCGCATTGTCCTTCATGAAGGATGCCCAGCTTGGCGCGCGCGCCCTGAAGGTGGAGGCCGGGCAAGCCGCCATTCGTCAGTTCATCGACAATCCCGGCGACTGCCGTTTCCTGCAATCGATCAAGACCTTTGCGGCCTCGGCACTGTTTCAGGGCACGCTGGTCCATGCGCGACGGTTTCAGTTCGAAGACCTGATGGAAGTGTTCCTGAAACGGCTGGAAACCTATGCTGGCGATGGCTGGCCTGCGAATGCTGGCCGCATCGTCGCGGGCCGGCCCGTGCATTTCGCTGGCGCCTCCCCCGATCCCGAGCTTGCCATGCGCCGCTATAACGAAGCGCTCACCCGTCTCGGCTTTCCGGAAATCCACTATGTCTATGAGCCGGTGGCCGCGGCCTTCTATTTCGCCCAGCACCTGACAACGGATGCCACGGTGCTGGTCGCCGACTTCGGCGGCGGCACCACCGACTATTCGCTGATCCGCTTCGAGCGCAAGGCAGGCGTGCTGTCGGCAGTGCCGGTCGGCTATTCCGGCGTCGGATTGGCCGGTGACCAGTTTGATGCGCGGATCATCGAGCATCTGGTGGCGCCTGAAATCGGCAAGGGCAGCCAGTTCAAGAGTTTCGACAAGATCCTGGATATTCCAAGCAATTATTACACCAGCTTTTCGCGCTGGAACCAGTTGTCGGTGTTCAAGTCCTCAAAGGAATTCGCCGACCTGAAGCAATTGGTGCGCCAAAGTCTCGCGCCCGACAAGCTGGAGTTGTTTATCGACCTCGTCGAGCATGATGAAGGCTATCCGCTCTACCAGGCGGTGTCCTCCACCAAAATGGCACTGTCTGCGGCGGATGAAGCAGAATTCAACTTCTCGCCACTTGGCGCGGCTGGCCGCAAGACCGTCAAACGCCAGGATTTCGAGAGCTGGATCGCCGACGATCTCACACGCATCGAATCGGCACTCGATGATGTTCTCACCCGAACAAACACCGAGGCAGGCGCCGTGGACAAGGTGTTTCTGACCGGCGGCACATCCTTCGTTCCGGCGGTGCGGAGAATCTTCACCGAGCGCTTCAGCCAGGACCGCATCGAGAGCGGCGGCGAAATGGTATCGATTGCCCATGGACTGGCGCTGATTGGCGACCGCGACGATATCGCTCTCTGGACAGCATGA